One Sodalinema gerasimenkoae IPPAS B-353 DNA segment encodes these proteins:
- a CDS encoding glycerol-3-phosphate acyltransferase — translation MSPSSFFAGCLVLLASVLLGGLPLLGAIVRWVSDEDLSQQGTGNLGVSAAFYHGGTLAGVLAVLSEAAKGILVVLLARWFLPQLPSFELFALIALVLGRYSFKQGAGTTNTVWGIVTHDWRIALFIALISGASFTLIRERQAGRNLALALLPAITWMLYPHSPGRLLGSLGLSCALYAIYQTMSDDLDLPVSGGRSDTRKLFQFFRADRVLLSLDRPLKPEKVGSKAATLSRLRRWSYPVPPGWVFLPGDDSQLFAEALTVSPEQPLIARSSAIGEDSQQATAAGQYESVAHLTSPAALEEAIDRCLASYDNPAAQQYRQERQAADDEDENDWSMAVLVQQQVAGVFSGVAFSRDPVSRCGDGVAIECLPGDAAQVVSGQVTPERYYVSVSPDVAALDWRSPATGQDERLAVRGDDGDVPVSLLRRVALLARQLEQRLQNVPQDIEWSYDGETLWLLQARPITTLLPIWTRQIAAEVIPGFIRPLTWSINRPLTCGVWGEIFTIVLGDRAEGLDFTETATLHYSSAYFNASLLGEIFLRMGLPPESLAFLTEGASMSRPSLHSTLSNLPGLLRLLRRQLVLEQKFQHQYRQQFLPLLESLEATPACRFSGDRLIPQQSPEAVLKRIQDILQGLEGVTYYNILAPLGFAAKRAIFKVDEASLDNQQMPEVAALAALENIAESARHLLPQENLDVAALFVSLAESNDGQEILNQLEAFLEEFGYLSEVGTDIAVATWREDPRPVRALFAQLVQTNDMTPSRASKRPKSQAGRVQRALNLKGTVAQVYSRLLAQLRWSFLTLERHWLESGLLQDPGDIFFLVFHEVRGLVEGDNPNLAALVPELVPQRRAQWERDRQRPEIPYVTYGKPPMTLLTTSNQPARSQLSGIGASAGQAEGQVKIVRQLSDGLQLQPQTILVVPYTDSGWMPLLARASGLISQVGGRLSHGAIVAREYGIPAVMNVANATTLLKDGQRVRLDGETGTIEILS, via the coding sequence ATGTCCCCATCTTCCTTCTTCGCCGGTTGTTTAGTTCTCCTCGCGAGTGTCTTGTTGGGAGGACTTCCTCTACTCGGGGCGATCGTCCGCTGGGTAAGTGACGAAGACCTCAGCCAACAGGGAACCGGCAATTTAGGGGTCTCCGCCGCCTTCTACCATGGAGGAACCCTAGCCGGAGTCTTAGCCGTTCTCTCAGAAGCCGCCAAAGGCATCCTCGTGGTGCTTCTAGCCCGTTGGTTCCTGCCCCAACTCCCCAGCTTTGAACTGTTCGCCTTGATTGCCCTGGTGTTAGGACGCTATAGCTTTAAACAGGGGGCCGGAACCACCAACACCGTTTGGGGCATTGTCACCCATGATTGGCGCATCGCCCTCTTCATTGCCCTGATTAGTGGCGCCAGTTTTACCCTGATTCGTGAACGTCAAGCCGGGCGCAACCTTGCCTTGGCCTTGCTTCCCGCCATCACCTGGATGCTCTATCCCCATAGTCCCGGACGGCTGCTTGGGAGCCTGGGACTCAGTTGTGCTTTATACGCTATTTATCAGACAATGTCCGACGATCTTGATTTACCTGTGAGCGGTGGACGCTCTGACACCCGTAAACTCTTTCAGTTCTTCCGAGCTGATCGGGTTTTGTTGAGTCTCGATCGCCCCCTGAAGCCGGAAAAAGTGGGGTCGAAAGCGGCCACCCTATCGCGGCTACGACGCTGGAGCTATCCCGTCCCTCCCGGTTGGGTGTTTCTCCCTGGGGATGATTCACAACTGTTTGCCGAAGCCCTCACCGTTAGCCCAGAACAGCCCCTAATTGCTCGTTCCTCCGCCATTGGCGAAGACAGCCAACAGGCCACCGCCGCCGGACAATATGAGAGTGTAGCCCACCTCACTAGCCCCGCCGCCCTGGAAGAGGCTATTGATCGCTGTCTGGCCTCCTATGACAATCCCGCTGCTCAGCAATACCGCCAGGAACGGCAAGCGGCCGATGATGAGGACGAGAATGATTGGTCCATGGCGGTCTTAGTTCAGCAACAGGTGGCGGGGGTGTTTTCTGGGGTGGCCTTCAGTCGGGACCCCGTCTCTCGTTGCGGGGATGGGGTCGCCATTGAATGTTTGCCGGGGGATGCGGCCCAGGTGGTATCTGGACAGGTCACCCCAGAACGCTATTATGTGAGCGTCTCGCCGGATGTGGCGGCCCTCGATTGGCGATCGCCCGCCACGGGACAAGATGAGCGATTAGCTGTCAGGGGCGATGACGGGGACGTTCCGGTGAGCCTCTTGCGACGCGTGGCCCTTCTGGCGCGACAATTGGAACAACGGCTGCAAAACGTCCCCCAGGATATTGAATGGAGTTATGACGGAGAGACCCTCTGGCTGTTGCAAGCCCGCCCCATCACCACCTTATTGCCCATTTGGACGCGGCAAATTGCGGCGGAGGTGATTCCTGGCTTTATTCGTCCCCTAACTTGGTCAATTAATCGGCCCCTGACTTGTGGCGTTTGGGGGGAGATTTTTACCATTGTTTTGGGCGATCGCGCTGAGGGTCTGGATTTCACAGAAACCGCCACCCTCCATTATTCCAGTGCCTATTTCAACGCTTCTCTGTTGGGGGAAATTTTCCTCCGCATGGGACTCCCTCCAGAAAGTCTGGCCTTTCTCACGGAAGGGGCATCCATGAGTCGCCCCTCTCTGCATTCGACCCTGAGTAACCTACCGGGCTTGCTGCGGCTGCTGCGTCGTCAGTTGGTCTTAGAACAAAAGTTTCAGCATCAGTATCGTCAGCAGTTTTTGCCCCTGTTGGAGAGCTTAGAGGCAACTCCCGCCTGTCGCTTCAGTGGCGATCGCCTCATCCCGCAACAGTCGCCCGAAGCGGTCCTTAAGCGTATTCAAGACATCTTACAAGGGTTAGAAGGGGTCACCTATTACAACATCCTGGCTCCCCTGGGCTTTGCCGCCAAGAGAGCCATCTTTAAGGTGGATGAGGCCAGTTTAGACAATCAGCAGATGCCGGAAGTCGCCGCCCTCGCGGCCCTGGAAAATATCGCCGAGTCTGCCCGTCATCTCTTGCCCCAGGAGAATCTGGATGTGGCAGCGTTATTTGTCTCCTTAGCTGAGAGTAACGATGGTCAGGAAATCCTCAACCAGTTGGAGGCGTTCCTAGAGGAGTTTGGCTATCTCAGTGAAGTGGGCACCGATATCGCCGTAGCCACCTGGCGGGAGGACCCGCGCCCCGTCCGCGCCCTGTTTGCTCAATTGGTGCAAACCAATGACATGACCCCTTCTCGGGCTTCTAAGCGACCAAAATCCCAGGCTGGGAGGGTACAACGGGCGCTGAACCTCAAAGGAACAGTGGCTCAGGTCTATAGTCGCTTATTGGCCCAGTTGCGTTGGAGTTTCCTGACCTTAGAACGCCACTGGTTGGAGTCAGGTTTGCTGCAAGACCCTGGAGATATCTTCTTTTTGGTTTTCCATGAAGTGCGGGGTCTCGTTGAGGGGGACAATCCTAATTTGGCGGCATTAGTTCCTGAGTTAGTCCCACAACGGCGGGCCCAATGGGAGCGCGATCGCCAACGACCCGAAATTCCCTATGTCACCTATGGGAAACCTCCCATGACCTTGCTCACCACCTCAAATCAACCGGCGCGATCGCAACTCTCGGGAATTGGGGCCAGTGCGGGCCAAGCCGAGGGACAGGTGAAGATTGTCCGACAACTCAGCGATGGCCTACAGTTGCAGCCGCAAACGATTTTAGTAGTTCCCTACACTGACTCCGGCTGGATGCCCTTATTGGCCCGGGCCAGTGGCTTAATCTCTCAAGTTGGGGGTCGTTTATCTCATGGGGCGATCGTGGCCCGGGAATATGGGATTCCGGCGGTGATGAATGTGGCCAATGCCACCACCCTGCTTAAAGACGGCCAGCGAGTTCGTCTCGACGGCGAAACCGGAACCATCGAGATTCTTTCCTAA
- a CDS encoding bifunctional 4-hydroxy-2-oxoglutarate aldolase/2-dehydro-3-deoxy-phosphogluconate aldolase, which yields MTDWRWLEELKQKPVIAVIRAPSLALGERMAAATIAGGLSYLEVTWTSDRPTSLIQRLRERFPHCQVGAGTLMSQRDLAEAIAAGAQFLFSPHLDVTLLEQAIAAEIPMIPGALTPTEIIQAWQAGATAVKVFPISAMGGVSYLRSLQVPLGGIPLIPTGGVTWERAPDFLEAGAVAVGVSTGLFPPSDIAAENWQEVEARSRRWRGLYPP from the coding sequence GTGACGGATTGGCGGTGGCTTGAGGAGTTGAAACAGAAACCGGTGATCGCGGTTATCCGTGCGCCTTCCCTGGCGTTGGGGGAGCGGATGGCGGCGGCGACCATTGCCGGGGGACTGTCCTATCTGGAGGTGACTTGGACGAGCGATCGCCCCACAAGCCTAATTCAGCGGTTACGGGAGCGGTTCCCTCATTGTCAGGTTGGGGCGGGAACGCTGATGAGTCAACGGGACTTGGCAGAGGCGATCGCCGCCGGGGCCCAATTCCTGTTTAGTCCCCATCTGGACGTAACCCTCTTAGAACAGGCGATCGCCGCTGAAATTCCCATGATTCCGGGGGCCCTCACCCCTACGGAAATTATCCAGGCTTGGCAGGCCGGGGCCACCGCCGTCAAGGTGTTTCCCATCTCCGCAATGGGGGGAGTATCGTATCTACGGAGTTTACAGGTTCCTCTGGGGGGGATTCCTCTGATCCCCACGGGAGGGGTGACATGGGAAAGGGCCCCGGACTTTCTTGAGGCTGGGGCCGTGGCGGTGGGGGTCTCAACGGGACTGTTTCCGCCCTCAGACATTGCGGCTGAGAACTGGCAGGAGGTAGAGGCGCGATCGCGGCGTTGGCGAGGACTCTACCCCCCCTAA
- a CDS encoding toll/interleukin-1 receptor domain-containing protein, with the protein MTDAFISYCRRDKEFVKQLYEAFCDAKREVWVDWENIPLNSDWRDEIYRGIEAADNFVFVLSPDSVASQVCREEIDHAVANNKRLVPLVYKEVAYDEVHPELAKLNWIFFHDSSETFEAAFPKLLSTLDTDLDHVKAHTRLQKRALEWDSKKRNSSYVLRGDDLKQAEQWLGIAEGKDPKPTPVQTQYVLASGQEKSRRQKVAMTGVVTGLVVTLVLAAVAVKERAEAVQQRNLAQEQNVRALVALSQARRFTDDDLEALQFAVQAASNLTKHQSFPDDLQEQTFETLRDSVYNVQEKNRFNGHQDQINRIRYAPNGEFIASASDDSTVRIWNIDGSIKHLLEHDDNVRGVDVFPNSDRIVSTSQDGTAKIWQVETGERLHTLEHNASVRSARVHPEEDYIVTGDVDGRVWIWDTEGTLKASFVAHQGDVNDIIFSLDGSTLFTSGHDTLVKQWSLGELVGRNGDGSDEMISEDFEGQVFMTEGTDLREIVNIRENPLAQDQPLTPIQVFAGHSDKVWDLDVSLDGNYIASASSDNTVIIWQLDGQPHQTLRAHSNWVRSVSFAPDGTTLVTGSDDDTVRLWNLQGILLRTFSGHDASVRTVQFAPDGTTIASGSDDATVRLRSIEGAVVEILQGHRAGVKGVRFSPDDLIGSVADTTLNIWQEDGAQLLQTVEYSAGMRGSHFTIDGQFVITASYDSTLQLWDLPALLNGEGQEPLRLFEGHDATVKNFSVSDDGELMASAGAERRLILWRLSDGEILQQFDEVHESEATDVGFLPDNQGLVSVGGGGRIKVWSFEGELLQEFQAHDGWINALSVSPDGQYLATSSGDRTIRIWRWQEGRVDPTPVAVLEGHTDWVWDVEFNRDSQLLASAGKDNTVRLWDIQGNLLKTLSAHQNWVRALDFSTDGEKLISASADRTLILWELDSLEEMRESIEEVEMGTLISLGCDWLRNYLTTNPTLKDSDRVMCPGL; encoded by the coding sequence ATGACAGATGCATTTATTTCCTACTGCCGCCGCGACAAAGAGTTTGTGAAACAACTCTATGAGGCCTTTTGTGATGCCAAGCGAGAGGTCTGGGTCGATTGGGAAAACATTCCCTTAAACTCAGATTGGCGAGATGAAATTTACCGAGGAATTGAAGCGGCTGATAACTTTGTCTTTGTTCTCAGCCCCGACTCTGTGGCATCACAGGTGTGCCGTGAAGAAATTGACCATGCTGTTGCCAACAACAAACGCTTGGTTCCCCTGGTTTACAAAGAAGTTGCTTATGATGAAGTTCACCCAGAACTCGCTAAACTGAACTGGATTTTCTTCCATGATTCCTCGGAAACCTTTGAGGCGGCTTTTCCGAAACTTCTCTCGACCTTAGATACGGATCTCGATCATGTCAAAGCCCATACCCGGCTACAAAAACGGGCCTTAGAATGGGATAGCAAAAAACGCAATTCTAGTTACGTCTTGCGGGGGGATGATCTCAAACAAGCGGAACAATGGTTGGGGATAGCTGAAGGTAAAGACCCAAAACCTACCCCTGTGCAAACTCAATATGTTCTGGCCAGTGGTCAGGAGAAATCCAGACGTCAAAAGGTTGCGATGACTGGCGTTGTGACGGGGTTAGTTGTCACCCTGGTTTTGGCGGCAGTGGCGGTCAAAGAACGGGCAGAAGCCGTGCAGCAGCGGAACCTGGCCCAAGAACAAAATGTGCGGGCCCTGGTGGCCCTGTCCCAAGCCCGTAGGTTTACTGATGATGATTTAGAAGCTCTGCAATTTGCCGTCCAAGCTGCCTCAAATCTCACAAAGCATCAAAGCTTTCCAGATGATTTGCAAGAGCAAACCTTTGAAACCTTACGGGATTCGGTTTATAACGTCCAAGAAAAAAATCGCTTCAATGGCCATCAAGACCAAATCAATCGCATTCGCTATGCTCCCAATGGGGAGTTTATTGCCTCGGCCAGTGATGACAGTACGGTACGGATTTGGAACATTGATGGTAGCATCAAACATCTTTTGGAGCATGATGACAATGTGCGCGGGGTAGATGTATTTCCGAACAGCGATCGCATCGTGTCCACCTCCCAAGATGGAACGGCTAAAATTTGGCAGGTTGAGACGGGTGAACGGTTACACACCTTAGAGCATAACGCGAGTGTGCGATCAGCCCGGGTTCACCCAGAGGAAGATTATATTGTCACGGGAGATGTGGATGGACGAGTTTGGATTTGGGATACTGAGGGGACTCTCAAAGCCTCATTTGTGGCCCATCAGGGAGATGTGAATGACATTATCTTTAGTCTCGATGGCAGCACGCTGTTTACGTCGGGTCATGATACGTTGGTGAAACAATGGTCATTAGGGGAGTTAGTAGGACGCAACGGTGACGGGTCGGACGAGATGATTAGTGAGGACTTTGAAGGGCAGGTGTTCATGACTGAAGGGACGGATCTTCGCGAAATTGTCAATATTCGTGAGAATCCCCTGGCCCAAGATCAACCTCTGACCCCAATTCAAGTGTTTGCCGGTCATAGTGATAAGGTCTGGGATCTCGATGTGTCTCTCGATGGTAACTATATTGCCAGTGCCAGTTCAGATAATACGGTTATTATTTGGCAGTTGGATGGCCAGCCTCATCAAACCTTACGGGCCCATAGTAACTGGGTGCGCAGTGTCAGCTTTGCTCCAGACGGCACAACTCTGGTGACCGGAAGTGATGATGATACGGTGCGACTGTGGAATCTTCAGGGGATTCTCCTGCGAACCTTTAGCGGCCATGATGCCAGTGTCCGCACCGTGCAATTTGCCCCCGATGGCACCACCATCGCCTCTGGGAGCGATGATGCGACAGTGCGCTTGCGGAGTATTGAGGGGGCTGTGGTGGAAATTCTCCAGGGCCACCGCGCGGGGGTGAAGGGAGTTCGTTTTAGCCCTGATGATCTGATTGGTTCCGTGGCGGATACGACGCTCAATATCTGGCAGGAAGATGGGGCCCAGTTGCTCCAAACCGTTGAGTATAGTGCCGGAATGCGGGGGTCTCACTTTACGATTGATGGTCAGTTTGTGATTACCGCCAGCTATGACAGCACCCTACAACTGTGGGATTTGCCAGCATTGCTCAATGGTGAGGGACAAGAACCCTTGCGTCTGTTTGAAGGCCATGATGCTACGGTGAAAAACTTTTCGGTTTCTGACGATGGGGAGTTGATGGCCTCGGCAGGGGCGGAACGGCGTTTAATTCTCTGGCGCTTGAGTGATGGGGAAATCCTACAACAGTTTGATGAGGTGCATGAGTCGGAAGCGACAGATGTGGGATTTTTGCCGGATAATCAGGGCTTAGTCTCTGTCGGAGGGGGCGGACGGATTAAAGTTTGGTCTTTTGAGGGGGAGTTGCTGCAAGAGTTTCAGGCCCATGACGGCTGGATTAATGCCTTAAGCGTCAGTCCCGATGGTCAGTATTTAGCGACATCGAGTGGCGACAGAACGATTCGCATCTGGAGATGGCAGGAGGGCCGGGTTGACCCCACCCCGGTGGCGGTTCTCGAAGGTCATACAGATTGGGTGTGGGATGTGGAGTTTAATCGGGATAGTCAACTGCTGGCGTCAGCGGGTAAGGATAATACGGTGCGTCTTTGGGATATACAGGGAAATTTGCTTAAAACTCTGTCGGCTCACCAAAACTGGGTTCGGGCCTTGGATTTTAGTACGGATGGTGAGAAGTTAATCTCAGCCAGTGCCGATCGCACCCTCATTCTCTGGGAACTTGATTCCTTGGAGGAAATGCGTGAGTCCATCGAAGAGGTGGAGATGGGGACTTTGATTAGTCTCGGGTGTGATTGGCTCAGGAATTACCTCACGACGAATCCAACTCTGAAAGATAGTGATCGCGTCATGTGTCCTGGCTTGTAG
- a CDS encoding C39 family peptidase, which translates to MTISLVKVAKYYQGHSHQDAALAYLQQELGRTHPELLGPDSDFVTLWRNPPQPPETQTLSPGSPTNVDLPIPYLSQLDNVHNPHGSCNVTCVAMCLAYLGHPPLNQWGDQLEDELYQYCLDNGLSRHSPVDLAKVVRAYGYQDDFQPDAKWCEVKEWLAAGNPIIVHGWFTAFGHIIVIRGYNDRGWIVNDPYGEWYEWGYDTQRTGEGLTYSYGMMSRVCGTDGDLWIHYVSK; encoded by the coding sequence ATGACCATTTCTTTAGTTAAAGTGGCCAAATACTATCAAGGCCATTCCCATCAGGATGCGGCTCTGGCCTATCTCCAACAAGAACTCGGACGAACCCATCCTGAACTCCTTGGCCCAGACTCCGATTTCGTCACCCTGTGGCGGAACCCTCCCCAACCCCCGGAAACACAAACCCTGAGTCCCGGAAGTCCCACCAACGTTGATCTGCCGATTCCTTATTTATCGCAACTCGATAACGTCCATAATCCCCATGGATCTTGCAATGTAACCTGTGTGGCCATGTGTTTGGCCTATTTAGGGCACCCTCCTCTGAATCAATGGGGCGATCAACTCGAAGATGAGTTATATCAATACTGTCTTGATAATGGCTTATCTCGTCACTCCCCTGTGGATTTGGCGAAGGTTGTTCGTGCCTATGGCTATCAGGATGACTTTCAACCCGATGCAAAATGGTGCGAGGTTAAAGAGTGGTTGGCGGCAGGGAACCCGATTATTGTCCATGGTTGGTTCACTGCTTTTGGACATATCATCGTGATTCGTGGCTATAACGATCGCGGCTGGATTGTCAATGATCCCTATGGGGAATGGTACGAGTGGGGCTATGATACCCAACGCACCGGGGAAGGGTTGACCTATTCCTACGGCATGATGAGTCGCGTCTGTGGGACCGATGGAGATTTATGGATTCATTATGTTTCCAAGTAA
- a CDS encoding C39 family peptidase has protein sequence MSISLINVAKYYKDEPHQVKALQRLQAQIEAVRPDLLTDTSEFIRIWRSQTKAAAKPAPSQAQLTSQLANLGQNIAAGKVATAVVPPPSAPKPPAPVSYVRPDGSVRLNVPFLSQLDNVNNPHGSCNVTSVAMCMAYFGHPAINGSGVQLEDELYQFMLDRGLSRHSPTDLAHLLQLYGYQDDFQPDAKWEEVTSWLQQGKPCIVHGWFTASGHIVTIIGYCNQGWIINDPYGKWSPNGYDTHTCGSGLIYGYQDMKDICGTNGDLWIHYVDGKPGQLPPPPDGITVAANNNGGTSASSGPAELKLQDLLKNNQTLTITQAAKHRPLIKQIQVRLRALKVLRDKADGLYGPNTKAAIERFARAFELPPDQISPAFAKKLIEVQEVPLNNDTSRWIDIQTAADLMGAKLSDVETYLPPLINKLEARGILNQPTLVAALATISVETAGFQPINEWGGNSYFHEMYEGRSDLGNSQPGDGIRFHGRGFIQITGRANYQHYGDKLGVPLVDDPELALDPEVASAILVEYFWERSVDQRALAQDWQGVRRAVNGGLNGWDHFWPVVQKLLPAVNHG, from the coding sequence ATGAGCATCTCCCTTATTAACGTCGCAAAGTATTACAAAGACGAACCCCACCAAGTCAAGGCCTTACAACGCCTACAAGCACAAATCGAAGCCGTCCGACCAGATTTACTAACAGACACCTCTGAATTTATCCGCATCTGGCGCAGCCAAACCAAAGCCGCAGCCAAACCAGCCCCATCTCAAGCACAACTGACATCCCAACTGGCCAACCTCGGGCAAAACATCGCCGCCGGGAAGGTTGCCACGGCCGTCGTGCCGCCGCCGTCGGCGCCCAAACCTCCTGCACCGGTCAGTTACGTGCGTCCCGATGGCTCGGTTCGTCTGAACGTTCCCTTTTTGTCCCAACTCGATAACGTCAACAACCCCCATGGGTCCTGTAACGTGACCTCCGTTGCCATGTGTATGGCTTACTTCGGTCATCCAGCCATTAATGGCAGTGGCGTGCAACTCGAAGATGAACTCTATCAGTTCATGCTCGATCGCGGACTCTCGCGCCATTCTCCCACGGACTTGGCTCACCTGCTGCAACTCTACGGCTACCAGGATGACTTCCAACCCGATGCCAAATGGGAAGAGGTCACCAGTTGGCTTCAGCAGGGCAAACCCTGTATTGTCCATGGTTGGTTTACCGCCTCGGGGCATATTGTCACCATTATTGGCTACTGCAATCAGGGCTGGATCATCAACGATCCCTACGGCAAATGGTCACCTAACGGCTACGATACCCATACCTGTGGTTCCGGCCTTATCTATGGGTACCAAGATATGAAAGATATCTGCGGGACTAATGGTGACCTCTGGATTCACTACGTCGATGGCAAGCCTGGACAGTTGCCGCCACCTCCAGATGGGATAACCGTTGCCGCCAACAACAATGGGGGCACTTCAGCCAGCAGCGGCCCCGCTGAATTGAAACTGCAAGATCTCCTGAAAAATAACCAAACTCTCACCATTACCCAAGCCGCCAAACACCGACCCCTGATTAAACAGATTCAAGTGCGGTTACGGGCCCTGAAAGTATTGCGTGACAAGGCAGATGGGCTTTATGGTCCTAATACCAAAGCTGCGATCGAACGGTTTGCTCGCGCCTTTGAACTGCCCCCCGATCAAATTAGTCCGGCCTTCGCCAAAAAACTCATCGAAGTTCAAGAAGTCCCCTTAAACAATGACACCAGCCGTTGGATTGATATCCAGACAGCGGCAGATTTAATGGGGGCCAAACTCTCCGATGTGGAAACCTACCTCCCACCTCTGATTAACAAGCTTGAGGCCCGTGGGATTCTCAACCAACCCACCCTCGTCGCGGCCCTGGCTACCATATCCGTAGAAACTGCCGGCTTCCAACCCATCAACGAATGGGGAGGAAATAGCTACTTCCATGAAATGTATGAAGGGCGCTCCGACCTCGGCAACAGCCAGCCCGGAGACGGGATTCGCTTCCACGGACGGGGCTTTATCCAAATTACCGGTCGCGCTAACTATCAGCATTACGGCGATAAACTCGGGGTTCCCCTGGTGGATGACCCAGAATTAGCCCTCGATCCTGAGGTCGCCTCAGCCATTCTCGTGGAATATTTCTGGGAACGTTCCGTCGATCAACGGGCCCTGGCTCAAGACTGGCAAGGAGTTCGTCGCGCCGTCAATGGCGGTTTGAATGGTTGGGATCACTTCTGGCCCGTAGTTCAAAAACTTTTACCGGCTGTGAATCATGGCTAA
- a CDS encoding isoaspartyl peptidase/L-asparaginase: MVQPKLIIHGGAGSSLKGKGGIEGLRKTLYGILDDAYSLLRAGKSAKDAVVRGCQLLENEPRFNAGTGSVLQSDGQVRMSASLMDGTSQQFSGIINVSRVQNPIELAEYLQQQRDRVLSDYGAAELSRELQIPITDPITDNRLEEWLQDRQDNFRRGMANVIAEPVEDDEAGRGTIGVVALDAEGRLAAGTSTGGKGFERIGRVSDSAMPAGNYATRLAAVSCTGIGEDIIDECLAAKIVIRVSDGMSLQAAMEKSFAEATENQRDLGAIALDAQGHIAWGKTSDVVLAAYTDGDRNGDSLEADPGTQVQKI; the protein is encoded by the coding sequence ATGGTGCAACCCAAATTAATCATTCACGGCGGGGCCGGCAGTTCCCTAAAAGGCAAAGGGGGAATTGAGGGCTTGCGGAAAACACTCTATGGCATCCTGGATGATGCCTATAGCCTACTGCGGGCTGGAAAAAGTGCCAAGGATGCCGTTGTGCGGGGCTGTCAGTTGCTGGAAAATGAACCCCGCTTTAATGCCGGAACTGGCTCAGTTTTACAGTCTGACGGCCAGGTTCGCATGAGTGCTTCGTTGATGGATGGAACCTCACAACAGTTTAGCGGCATCATCAACGTCTCACGGGTGCAAAATCCCATTGAGTTAGCGGAGTATCTGCAACAGCAGCGCGATCGCGTCCTCTCGGATTATGGGGCGGCTGAACTGTCCCGAGAATTGCAAATTCCTATTACTGACCCCATCACGGATAATCGCCTCGAAGAATGGTTACAGGATCGTCAAGATAATTTCCGTCGTGGCATGGCCAACGTCATTGCCGAACCCGTCGAGGATGATGAAGCCGGGCGGGGAACCATTGGCGTGGTGGCCTTAGATGCCGAGGGACGATTGGCCGCCGGAACCTCCACCGGGGGCAAAGGCTTTGAACGGATTGGCCGAGTGAGTGATTCGGCAATGCCGGCGGGGAATTATGCCACCCGACTGGCGGCTGTCAGTTGTACGGGCATTGGCGAAGACATTATTGATGAATGTTTAGCGGCCAAAATTGTCATTCGCGTCAGTGACGGCATGTCCTTGCAGGCGGCTATGGAGAAATCCTTTGCTGAAGCCACAGAGAATCAACGAGATTTAGGGGCGATCGCCCTCGATGCCCAAGGTCATATCGCCTGGGGCAAAACCAGTGATGTGGTCTTAGCCGCCTACACAGACGGCGATCGTAATGGAGATAGCTTAGAAGCTGATCCAGGAACCCAAGTGCAAAAAATTTAA
- a CDS encoding nickel/cobalt transporter, which yields MKSTLLFAHVIQSSSLNQLLLYDPTSMMGVTGVAIAMGVGAIHALSPGHGKTLVAAYLLGSSATPTHAVILGLTTTITHTLGVFLLGLIALFTSEYFLPEQFYPVLSIISGVTIIGVGLTLLKRRLRQRSAHHHHHHHSSAIDLRSLFKLGIAGGLIPCPSALVLLLTAVALGKIFYGLVLVVGFSFGLASVLVGLGLMALYGRQKLEHLPQPERLLKNLSVWSAVVVVCIGIGLTFGSIVPLG from the coding sequence ATGAAATCAACGTTACTGTTCGCTCACGTCATCCAATCCTCGTCATTAAATCAATTACTCCTCTATGATCCTACCTCCATGATGGGGGTCACTGGGGTGGCGATCGCCATGGGGGTAGGGGCAATCCATGCCCTCTCCCCTGGCCATGGAAAAACTCTCGTTGCCGCCTATCTGCTCGGGTCCTCCGCTACCCCTACTCACGCGGTTATTCTGGGCCTAACCACCACCATCACTCATACTTTGGGGGTCTTTCTACTGGGACTCATCGCCCTGTTCACCTCGGAGTATTTTCTGCCAGAACAGTTCTATCCCGTACTGAGTATCATCAGCGGTGTCACCATTATCGGGGTGGGGCTAACCTTGCTCAAACGTCGTCTGAGACAACGCTCTGCCCATCATCACCACCATCACCACTCCTCAGCCATCGATCTAAGGTCGCTCTTCAAATTAGGAATTGCCGGTGGCTTAATCCCTTGCCCCTCTGCCCTCGTTCTTTTGCTGACGGCGGTGGCTTTGGGCAAAATTTTCTATGGACTGGTTTTAGTCGTCGGGTTTAGTTTTGGCTTAGCCTCGGTCTTGGTTGGGTTAGGCCTGATGGCCCTCTACGGACGACAGAAATTAGAACATCTACCACAACCGGAGCGTTTACTGAAAAATTTGTCGGTTTGGAGTGCAGTGGTTGTTGTATGTATTGGTATTGGTCTAACATTCGGATCAATTGTGCCTCTGGGGTAA